The Pseudomonas pergaminensis nucleotide sequence TTACACCGAAAACTTCATGCTCTTGTTGCGCAAGATGAAGTTTCAGATATGAGGCCACGGCGTCAGGTGACGTCAGATTCGGGCCGCGGGTGAATAGCCGGCGATCCAGAATGTGCAACGCTTCGTCGATCAGCTGGTTTTCCTGGGCGATACGATCAGCCTCGCCATCCGAGGTTTCGATCAGGGTGAGTGGGGTGCTCATGGGATACCTCCGAAGGGAACAATCCGGGGTACACACCCAGGGGAGTGGTGTCCCCGAGATGGATATAGAGTCAGGGACATTGCCCGATGACGCGCTGTTTACAGCCGAGTGAATCGGTGTCGTTGTCCGTGCAGGTGTGAATCACAACCGTCGCAGGTCAATGGGGAGCAGGTTCGTATTCCACGGCCAGTTTCGGGGTCGAAGTCGGCACTGATGGGCATTAGCCGAACCAGCCCGCGATGGAGGCCGGCGATGCATTTCTCGATTTCATCCGTCGTGTAGTAGAGCGATAACGTGCTGTAGTCCTCGTAAGCCGCAGCGAACAGACAGTCGTCGCAAAGCCAGAAGAATTCCATGTAGGTTCTCCTGTGCGGATTGAAGAAAGGCGCTCGATTGAGCGCCTTGATGTAAACATCGTGGATTGTATTCAGGCGGACTGAACAGTACGTGTGGCAACACGGCGGGCCATGCGGGGAGTGGGTGCAGATTCAGATTTGATCCTGGTCTCTGTTGGGTTGTGGGTATCCTCAGCTTCGGCATCAGCCGACGTTGGGGGTGGCTCACTGTTTGGCGCTGGCTCAGCAGGTGCTGTTGCCTCCTGCCTGGCAGGCGCTTTGTACTCGAATACGCCGTTGACCTTGATCCAGTCGATGAAGAGCAAACGACCTTTCAGGCTGGCGCCCGGTTGGCCTTGTTTAGCGCCTTTCTCATAGAGAAATGGGTCAATCCACAGGTCGCCGATACGGAATGACAGCAAGACCTTTTTCTCGGCATTGACGGCATCCATATAGAGGCGGATCAAGCGCTCAGCTTCGCCCCCAGCGACTTTGCAGTCGAAGCGGGTGTACTCGACTGCATCAGTGGCGCCGTGCAGAGCCGCGATATCGCAGGCCATGAACGGCTGGCCGCGGCGGACTTGTACTTCACGAACACGGTTGAGGTAGCCGATACCGACGGTGTGCAGATTGAAGTAAGTGGTCGCTTCTTGGGATTGGTTGGGGTGGGCCATGGTGGTTCTCCTGTTTCAAGGGAAAACGGCGACGCACAGCCCCTGACGGGGAAGTGAGCCCCCGTCAGGGTGGGTAAGGTGAAGGCGAGCGATAAACGACTCGGCACCGGCAAGCCGATGATGATCAGAACGATGCGCCTGGAGAATAGGGAGGCAGCAGAGGAGAAATCCGCAGCATATCTGCGGACCTAGGGTAGTGGGCATTCATCACCGCTGAAGCGGTAATCGTGCGAGCCTCCGAACGCTGATCGCACTTGGGTAAACCACCACGAACGTGGCGTAGCCTTGAAGGTTCTGGCTACCTGGGCTGGGCTGTCAACGACAGCGAACCACGCCCTTTGTATAAGCCTGTCATAGGGGAGCGTCAAGACGCTGCGACCCGATTTTTTATGGCCGGAATATAGTGGTGGTCACTGGACTGAAGAAAGTGAAGAGTGGGCCTGACGGGGTGCCAGGCGAAGAAGAGAAAAGCCACCTTTGACGGTCGTACGCAGTCGACAAGCTCTCGCAAAACTTGGTTTAACTGCATTTTGATTCGCCAACCGACCCTTGTCGTGGCCTGGATCGGAACATGCTGGCACGCATCCGCGCACAAAGGGTGCCCAGTGTTTCCCCGGTGGGCTCCGGGGCTGAATACGATCGCCGAGGCGGATGACCGCTATTGCCTGGCAGAGGCAACAGTGGTCATCCGCCACCACGATCAAGTCGAGCACAAAACGGGAATGAAATCCCGCAGAAGAGAAGGCTCCGAACTCAAGGAGTTCGACCGAGCTGCCCGGAGCGAATCGGTCTTGGGTCGCTGTTGGCGATGATCCTGAGGCACTACAGCAGAGAGGGTGGGGCACGTCAAGCCAGCGGGCCACCCCGCATAGGACGCTACGTGAGCGCGATGAAAGAGGTTACTTACTGCTGAGATGAGCCGCCAATTGTTCGACGGTTGCCAAGATAAAGGCACGGTCGTTTTCTTTCAGTCCGATCAGCAAGCCCGCAATCATCTGGCCTTGGTCATGGGGGCGATTGCTCGACTCCGTCAGCAGTTCATCCATCCGGCAGTCGAAAATGTCCGCCAGTTGCATCAGCTTGACCACGGAAAGCTCCACCACACCCCGCTCCAGGCGCGAGATGGCTTCACTGCCGATTCCCAGGCGTTCAGCCACCTCTTCCTGGGTCAGATTACGC carries:
- a CDS encoding STY4534 family ICE replication protein; translation: MAHPNQSQEATTYFNLHTVGIGYLNRVREVQVRRGQPFMACDIAALHGATDAVEYTRFDCKVAGGEAERLIRLYMDAVNAEKKVLLSFRIGDLWIDPFLYEKGAKQGQPGASLKGRLLFIDWIKVNGVFEYKAPARQEATAPAEPAPNSEPPPTSADAEAEDTHNPTETRIKSESAPTPRMARRVATRTVQSA
- a CDS encoding helix-turn-helix domain-containing protein translates to MAHKHPTQAQIGRMIAKHRTQRNLTQEEVAERLGIGSEAISRLERGVVELSVVKLMQLADIFDCRMDELLTESSNRPHDQGQMIAGLLIGLKENDRAFILATVEQLAAHLSSK